From a region of the Zingiber officinale cultivar Zhangliang chromosome 10B, Zo_v1.1, whole genome shotgun sequence genome:
- the LOC122030280 gene encoding EPIDERMAL PATTERNING FACTOR-like protein 1: MTSSLPRHGFLILTLLTLLLVLLWPASSSQGVLVDQDKARLGSAPPNCRNRCNQCTPCTAVQDPAPPAGSRPRDGCSLPIDKYSNYKPLGWKCSCGDRLYNP, from the exons ATGACGAGTTCACTTCCCAGACATGGCTTCCTAATTCTCACGCTGCTAACTCTTCTTCTCGTGCTTCTCTGGCCGGCCTCCTCTTCCCAG GGAGTGCTGGTGGATCAAGACAAGGCCCGGCTGGGGTCGGCGCCGCCCAACTGCCGCAACCGGTGCAACCAGTGCACCCCATGCACAGCGGTGCAGGACCCGGCGCCGCCGGCCGGGTCGCGGCCGAGGGATGGCTGTTCGTTGCCCATCGACAAGTACTCCAATTACAAGCCGTTGGGGTGGAAGTGCAGCTGCGGCGATCGCCTGTACAACCCTTAG
- the LOC122030278 gene encoding protein PHOSPHATE-INDUCED 1-like produces the protein MASFASILALLVLASLAQASAGARRLTSLVQQPAELLTYHNGAVLHGDIPISVMWYGAFSPSQKAIISDFLLSLTPTSRTQPLAPSVPQWWGTIDRLYLSKAGNKKKTTVVVASQVSDEECSLGKSLKMSQVSGLAAKAGPKKGGIAVVFTAEDVAVEGFCMSRCGSHWSNSKSGTAYIWVGNAAKQCPGQCAWPFHQPLYGPQTPPLVAPNGDVGADGMVINLARMVAGAVTNPFGDGFYQGPKSAPLEAATACPGVYAKGSYPGYAGDLKVDPSTGASYNANGVGGRKHLLPALFDPATSTCSTLV, from the coding sequence ATGGCTTCTTTTGCCTCGATCCTCGCACTACTTGTTCTTGCGAGCTTAGCTCAAGCGAGCGCGGGAGCAAGACGGTTAACGAGCTTAGTTCAGCAGCCAGCGGAGCTCCTCACGTACCACAATGGGGCTGTGCTGCATGGCGACATCCCTATTTCCGTCATGTGGTACGGGGCTTTTAGCCCTTCGCAGAAGGCCATCATCTCAGacttcctcctctccctcacgcccACCTCCCGGACACAGCCATTAGCCCCTTCCGTGCCCCAGTGGTGGGGCACCATCGACCGATTGTACCTGTCCAAAGCCGGGAACAAGAAGAAGACCACCGTCGTGGTCGCCAGCCAAGTGTCGGACGAGGAATGCTCGCTGGGCAAGTCGCTGAAGATGTCGCAGGTGTCGGGGCTGGCTGCTAAGGCCGGGCCGAAGAAGGGCGGCATCGCGGTGGTTTTCACGGCCGAGGATGTGGCCGTCGAGGGCTTTTGCATGAGCCGGTGCGGCTCGCACTGGTCGAACAGCAAGTCCGGCACGGCCTATATCTGGGTAGGGAACGCGGCGAAGCAGTGCCCGGGCCAGTGCGCCTGGCCCTTCCACCAGCCCCTCTACGGTCCGCAGACGCCGCCCCTTGTGGCACCCAACGGCGACGTCGGGGCCGACGGCATGGTGATCAACCTGGCGAGAATGGTGGCCGGCGCGGTCACGAACCCGTTCGGAGACGGCTTCTACCAGGGGCCGAAATCGGCGCCGCTGGAGGCGGCCACGGCGTGCCCCGGTGTGTACGCGAAGGGATCCTACCCAGGCTACGCCGGCGACCTAAAGGTAGACCCCTCCACCGGGGCCAGCTACAACGCGAACGGGGTCGGCGGTAGAAAACACTTGCTCCCTGCTCTGTTTGACCCGGCCACTTCTACTTGCTCCACTCTCGTCTAG